A stretch of Chitinophaga caeni DNA encodes these proteins:
- a CDS encoding M1 family metallopeptidase, which translates to MHIKKQLLAGLCVLAFNAPAAWAQSQPTGSESIFDQHKAFSPLFYTQNGNEFRSASGIPGPKYWQNSADYNISAKLDTVEHAVSGSTTISYTNNSGDALEFLWLQMDQNIYKEASRSELTSPVAGGRFSNKTFTDGYQLKSVKITQNGSTQQADYLVDDTRMQIRLKNALKANGGKIQISLEYSFKIPEYGTDRMGRLNTKNGWVYEVAQWFPRMAVYDDVLGWNTLPYLGAGEFYCEYGNISYSITAPANLVVVGSGELTNASQALTPTQLSRFNKAKNSDKTVMIIDSTEINTSNRKGNITWKFNCVNTRDVAWAASKAFIWDAARINLPSGKKSIAQSVYPIESAGQTAWSRSTEYVKGCIELYSQKWYEYTYPSAVNVAGIVGGMEYPGIVFCSWRSRGAGLWGVTNHEFGHNWFPMIVGSNERKFAWMDEGFNTFINGISTEAFNNGEYKRESVNRNAAPMIFNPKSEPIMHKPDVLQSGFLGIGAYYKPAMGLNLLRNQILGKDRFDYAFKSYIDHWAFKHPTPWDFFRSIENAAGEDLSWFWRGWFIENWKLDQAVSDVKYVKNEAANGSLITIENLLEMPMPVVIKVTETNGKSGIVKLPVEIWQRGSKWTFQYNSTSTLKRVEIDPEKDFPDVNPRNNIWYGEQQ; encoded by the coding sequence ATGCATATTAAAAAACAATTGCTCGCAGGCCTCTGTGTATTAGCTTTTAATGCGCCGGCTGCTTGGGCACAATCTCAGCCAACAGGAAGCGAATCGATCTTCGATCAACACAAAGCTTTCTCCCCGTTATTTTATACCCAAAATGGTAATGAATTCCGGAGCGCCAGCGGTATTCCCGGGCCAAAATACTGGCAGAACAGCGCAGATTATAATATCAGCGCCAAACTGGATACCGTGGAACACGCGGTTTCCGGCAGTACCACGATCTCTTATACCAATAACAGCGGTGATGCCCTGGAATTCTTGTGGCTCCAAATGGATCAGAATATTTACAAGGAAGCATCTAGATCTGAATTAACGAGCCCCGTTGCAGGCGGTAGGTTTTCAAACAAAACATTTACAGACGGATACCAATTAAAATCTGTCAAAATCACGCAAAATGGTAGTACGCAACAAGCGGATTACCTGGTAGATGATACCCGTATGCAGATCAGGCTGAAAAACGCGCTGAAAGCTAACGGCGGCAAGATACAAATCAGCTTGGAATATTCTTTCAAAATCCCGGAATACGGAACCGATCGTATGGGCCGCCTAAATACTAAGAATGGTTGGGTGTACGAAGTAGCACAATGGTTCCCGCGGATGGCGGTTTATGATGATGTACTGGGCTGGAATACTTTACCATACCTCGGCGCCGGTGAATTTTACTGCGAATACGGCAATATCAGCTACAGCATTACCGCCCCGGCTAATTTGGTTGTTGTAGGTAGCGGTGAGTTAACCAATGCTTCCCAAGCTTTAACGCCAACGCAATTGAGCAGGTTCAACAAAGCTAAGAACAGCGATAAAACCGTGATGATCATCGACAGTACCGAGATCAATACCAGCAACCGTAAAGGTAATATCACCTGGAAATTTAACTGTGTGAATACCCGCGATGTAGCTTGGGCTGCTTCCAAGGCTTTTATTTGGGATGCTGCCAGGATCAATTTACCAAGCGGTAAAAAATCCATCGCCCAATCTGTTTACCCGATCGAAAGCGCCGGGCAAACTGCATGGTCAAGATCCACTGAATATGTTAAAGGTTGTATCGAATTATATTCTCAAAAATGGTATGAATATACTTACCCTTCTGCTGTGAACGTGGCAGGGATCGTTGGCGGTATGGAGTATCCCGGGATTGTATTCTGTTCCTGGAGAAGCCGTGGTGCCGGACTATGGGGCGTTACCAACCACGAGTTTGGTCACAACTGGTTCCCGATGATCGTTGGCTCTAACGAGAGAAAATTTGCTTGGATGGATGAAGGTTTCAATACTTTCATCAACGGCATTTCAACTGAAGCTTTTAACAATGGTGAATATAAACGTGAATCCGTAAATCGCAATGCAGCCCCGATGATATTCAATCCGAAGTCTGAACCGATCATGCATAAACCGGATGTATTACAAAGCGGCTTCCTCGGTATCGGCGCATACTATAAACCAGCCATGGGCTTGAATTTGTTGCGCAACCAAATACTCGGTAAAGATCGTTTCGATTACGCGTTTAAATCATACATCGATCACTGGGCTTTCAAACACCCTACCCCTTGGGACTTTTTCCGTAGTATAGAAAACGCTGCCGGAGAAGACTTGAGTTGGTTCTGGAGAGGATGGTTCATAGAGAACTGGAAACTGGATCAAGCTGTTTCCGATGTAAAATATGTTAAAAATGAAGCTGCTAACGGTTCATTAATCACCATCGAAAATTTACTGGAAATGCCAATGCCGGTTGTAATAAAAGTAACCGAGACTAATGGTAAAAGCGGTATCGTTAAATTGCCGGTTGAAATTTGGCAAAGAGGTTCCAAATGGACATTCCAATATAATTCAACTTCGACATTGAAAAGAGTTGAAATAGATCCTGAAAAGGATTTTCCCGATGTGAATCCTAGGAACAATATTTGGTATGGCGAACAACAATAA